In Bacteroidota bacterium, one genomic interval encodes:
- a CDS encoding outer membrane beta-barrel protein, whose product MKKQSLIYTLCFLVIGNICLAGDGDKKKTLEIHAKASANSTFLFNNNISDAGDDQDYAAGWSLHYGGGVSMYFGNVGFGVEGLLGNHRAAYAGTFTTKDAAGNVLSTTDYSSNVNLKIMQIPVFFKLKSDIGGYLEVGPQYTMISEAAYHYTAAGVQLDTIMTNSFAKSYFSAVIGFGFKIQVAKSNFAILGGARLQYAFSDIQGVDALGREFANPFIYKQGAETTTGATAGLMLGVVYTLGNKEKAASK is encoded by the coding sequence ATGAAAAAACAATCTCTCATTTATACACTATGCTTTCTGGTTATCGGAAACATTTGTTTAGCCGGAGACGGTGATAAAAAAAAAACACTTGAAATTCATGCGAAAGCATCGGCCAACTCCACCTTTTTGTTTAACAACAATATTTCGGATGCCGGTGACGACCAAGATTATGCAGCCGGCTGGAGCCTTCATTATGGCGGTGGTGTTTCCATGTATTTTGGTAATGTTGGGTTTGGTGTGGAAGGTTTATTAGGAAATCACCGTGCAGCCTATGCCGGTACATTTACCACCAAGGATGCTGCAGGAAATGTTTTAAGTACAACCGACTACAGTTCGAATGTGAATTTAAAAATCATGCAAATTCCGGTGTTCTTTAAATTAAAAAGTGATATTGGTGGTTACCTGGAAGTTGGTCCACAATACACCATGATTTCCGAAGCAGCTTACCATTATACTGCTGCGGGTGTTCAGCTCGATACCATCATGACCAATAGTTTTGCGAAATCGTATTTCTCAGCGGTGATTGGTTTTGGATTCAAGATTCAAGTTGCAAAATCAAACTTCGCCATTTTAGGTGGTGCTCGTTTACAATATGCGTTCTCCGACATACAAGGGGTGGATGCATTAGGCAGAGAATTCGCCAATCCGTTCATCTACAAACAAGGTGCTGAAACTACAACTGGTGCTACTGCAGGATTAATGTTAGGGGTTGTGTATACATTGGGGAATAAGGAAAAAGCGGCTAGTAAGTAA
- the sucD gene encoding succinate--CoA ligase subunit alpha, with amino-acid sequence MSVLVNKQSRVIVQGFTGTEGTFHAGQMIEYGTNVVGGVTPGKGGSTHLDRPVFNTVKEAVDKVGADVSILFVPPAFGADAIMEAAEAGIKVIICITEGIPVRDMIAVKEYLTDKDCRLIGPNCPGVISADEAKVGIMPGFVFKKGTVGIVSKSGTLTYEASDQTVKAGLGVTTAIGIGGDPIIGTTTKQAVELLMNDVETHGIIMIGEIGGNLEADAARWIKADGNRKPVVGFIAGETAPKGRTMGHAGAIVGGADDTAEAKKKIMRECGIIVVDSPADIGKAMAKALADDVRKGSPHHHANRVD; translated from the coding sequence ATGAGTGTATTAGTAAATAAACAATCAAGAGTAATTGTACAAGGGTTCACAGGAACTGAGGGTACGTTTCATGCCGGACAAATGATTGAGTACGGAACCAATGTAGTAGGTGGAGTAACTCCGGGTAAAGGTGGTTCAACACATTTGGATCGTCCGGTATTCAATACGGTTAAAGAAGCGGTAGATAAAGTAGGTGCGGATGTTTCTATTTTGTTTGTACCTCCTGCTTTTGGTGCAGATGCCATTATGGAAGCTGCTGAAGCGGGTATTAAAGTGATTATTTGTATTACAGAAGGTATTCCGGTAAGAGATATGATTGCTGTAAAAGAATATTTAACAGATAAAGATTGCCGTTTAATCGGTCCAAACTGTCCGGGTGTTATTTCGGCTGACGAAGCGAAAGTAGGTATTATGCCGGGCTTCGTATTCAAAAAAGGAACAGTTGGGATTGTTTCTAAATCAGGAACATTAACCTATGAAGCTTCTGACCAAACAGTAAAAGCAGGATTAGGAGTAACCACTGCCATTGGTATTGGTGGTGACCCAATTATTGGAACAACAACCAAGCAAGCCGTTGAATTGTTGATGAACGATGTGGAAACACACGGTATCATTATGATTGGTGAGATTGGTGGAAACTTAGAAGCAGATGCTGCTCGTTGGATTAAAGCAGACGGAAATCGTAAACCTGTAGTAGGTTTTATTGCTGGTGAAACAGCTCCAAAAGGAAGAACAATGGGTCATGCTGGTGCGATTGTAGGTGGAGCAGATGATACTGCTGAAGCAAAAAAGAAAATTATGAGAGAATGCGGAATTATTGTGGTGGATTCTCCTGCTGATATCGGAAAAGCAATGGCGAAAGCATTAGCGGATGATGTTAGAAAAGGAAGCCCACATCATCATGCAAATCGTGTAGACTAA